In one Tripterygium wilfordii isolate XIE 37 chromosome 22, ASM1340144v1, whole genome shotgun sequence genomic region, the following are encoded:
- the LOC119990846 gene encoding ubiquitin-like protein ATG12, whose translation MSTESPNSVQKVVVHLRATGDAPILKQAKFKIAGTEKFAKVIDFLLRQLHRETLFVYVNSAFSPNPDELVIDLYNNFGFDGKLVVNYACSMAWG comes from the exons ATGTCTACGGAGTCACCGAATTCAGTCCAAAAAG TGGTTGTTCATTTGAGAGCCACTGGGGATGCTCCTATACTCAAGCAAGCTAAGTTTAAG ATAGCTGGAACAGAGAAGTTTGCTAAGGTGATTGACTTTTTACTTCGGCAACTTCACCGGGAGACACTg TTTGTATATGTCAACAGTGCATTCTCACCAAACCCTGATGAGTTGGTGATTGATCTATATAAT AATTTTGGTTTTGATGGAAAATTGGTGGTCAATTATGCTTGCTCGATGGCGTGGGGCTAA
- the LOC119991481 gene encoding uncharacterized protein LOC119991481 produces the protein MTAALRLLAYGGPVDRLDEFIKIGESTAKEALLKFCKNIIQLYMEQYLRTPNMYDTQRLMNENAQYGFPGMLGSLDCMHWEWRGCPVGWQGQFTGHVGTPTLILEAVEKVFARAQESVRKDVERAFGVLQARWGITQGPVTFYDTADLRRIMMTCIILHNMIIEDERHIDIDPWVPPLDDDVSPIEQIISPTVLAHYIHMRMEQIRDQQSNAELRRDLMAHIWQMYGDIDV, from the exons ATGACAGCAGCCCTTCGGTTATTGGCATACGGTGGTCCAGTGGATAGATTGGATGAATTCATAAAGATTGGAGAGTCCACTGCAAAAGAAGCATTGTTAAAATTTTGCAAGAACATTATTCAACTTTACATGGAGCAgtatctaagaacaccaaatatgtATGACACTCAACGACTTATGAACGAAAATGCACAATATGGTTTCCCGGGAATGTTGGGCTCCCTCGATTGCATGCACTGGGAATGGCGCGGTTGCCCCGTGGGATGGCAAGGGCAATTCACAGGACACGTGGGTACACCTACGTTGATTTTAGAAGCTGTG GAGAAAGTCTTTGCGAGAGCACAAGAAAGTGTTCGTAAGGATGTCGAACGTGCTTTTGGTGTCTTACAGGCAAGGTGGGGCATCACCCAAGGACCAGTTACGTTCTACGACACAGCAGATCTCAGAAGAATTATGATGACATGCATTATTCTTCATAATATGATAATTGAGGACGAGAGGCACATTGACATTGATCCATGGGTACCTCCCCTCGATGACGATGTGTCCCCGATCGAGCAGATCATATCCCCTACTGTTCTAGCACACTACATTCATATGCGCATGGAACAAATACGCGACCAACAAAGTAATGCAGAGTTGCGAAGAGATTTAATGGCTCACATATGGCAAATGTATGGTGACATTGACGTATAA
- the LOC119990691 gene encoding mitochondrial uncoupling protein 3 gives MMTESDSLGRTKILLTSLSATIAETATFPIDLTKTRLQLHGESLSSTRPTNAVRVVSEILRQQGPIGLYKGLSPAILRHLFYTPIRIIAYENLRNLVVADGVGSPSLPTKALIGGISGVIAQVVASPADLVKVRMQADGRMMNQGLQPRYSGILDALNKIVCAEGFGGLWKGVIPNVQRAFLVNMGELACYDHAKQIVIQNRIADDNIFAHTLASTMSGLSATSLSCPADVVKTRMMNQATKERSEIMYKNSYDCLVKTVKIEGLGALWKGFFPTWARLGPWQFVFWVSYEKFRQVAGLSSF, from the exons ATGATGACAGAAAGCGACAGCCTCGGACGCACAAAGATCCTGCTGACATCGCTTTCGGCCACGATCGCTGAGACCGCCACCTTCCCTATAGACTTGACGAAGACGAGGCTCCAGCTCCACGGCGAGTCACTCTCTTCGACGCGCCCCACCAATGCTGTCCGAGTTGTCTCGGAAATTCTCCGACAACAGGGTCCTATTGGCCTCTACAAGGGCCTCTCTCCTGCAATTCTCAGACACCTCTTCTACACTCCCATCAGAATCATTGCCTACGAGAATCTGAGAAATTTGGTTGTTGCAGATGGCGTTGGTTCTCCATCTCTCCCTACCAAAGCTCTCATCGGAGGAATATCAGGTGTCATTGCTCAG GTAGTGGCGAGCCCTGCTGATCTAGTTAAGGTGCGGATGCAAGCAGATGGCCGTATGATGAACCAAGGTCTGCAACCCAGGTATTCTGGAATACTAGATGCTTTAAACAAGATTGTTTGCGCAGAAGGCTTTGGGGGGCTATGGAAAGGAGTTATCCCAAATGTCCAGAGAGCATTTTTGGTGAACATGGGAGAATTAGCTTGCTACGACCATGCGAAACAAATTGTTATCCAAAATCGAATTGCTGATGATAACATCTTTGCCCATACATTAGCCTCCACCATGTCTGGTCTTTCAGCTACCTCATTGAGTTGTCCAGCTGATGTGGTTAAGACAAGAATGATGAATCAGGCAACAAAAGAGAGGAGTGAGATTATGTATAAGAATTCTTATGACTGCTTGGTGAAGACCGTTAAAATAGAAGGATTAGGAGCGCTATGGAAGGGGTTTTTTCCTACATGGGCAAGGCTTGGTCCCTGGCAGTTTGTATTCTGGGTCTCCTATGAGAAGTTTCGGCAAGTTGCAGGGCTCTCTTCCTTCTGA
- the LOC119991482 gene encoding LOW QUALITY PROTEIN: uncharacterized protein LOC119991482 (The sequence of the model RefSeq protein was modified relative to this genomic sequence to represent the inferred CDS: deleted 1 base in 1 codon) translates to MCSPFVPQILSGRSSKVRALSTFYLLHSTSCTSENKDAGNGRIYWSLPGLAISQDGALLDVASERECDSSFIANPQAVYHGNGDLRMYCHSFNAVNGHFGIGIVRSRDGIKRLKLGKIIGACRSRGFDAFGATDAYMVRDSKDGKHLMGYEGVAADDSRDSQVTDKVNHMTFLTIVIPP, encoded by the exons ATGTGCTCCCCTTTTGTGCCGCAAATTCTTTCTGGTCGATCCTCTAAAGTTAGAGCATTAAGTACTTTCTATTTGCTTCACAGCACTAGTTGCACTTCTGAGAAT AAGGATGCAGGAAACGGAAGGATCTACTGGTCATTGCCTGGTTTGGCAATTAGTCAGGATGGAGCATTGCTTGATGTTGCGTCTGAAAGGGAATGTGATTCTTCGTTTATTGCCAATCCACAAGCTGTCTACCATGGCAATGGTGATTTGAGGATGTACTGTCACTCTTTCAATGCAGTGAACGGTCattttgggatt gggattgtGAGGTCTAGAGATGGAATTAAGCGGTTGAAGTTGGGGAAGATAATAGGAGCATGCAGAAGCCGTGGCTTCGACGCATTTGGCGCAACAGATGCATATATGGTGAGGGACAGTAAAGATGGCAAGCATTTGATGGGATATGAAGGTGTTGCTGCAGATGACAGTAGAGATTCCCAAGTGACAGATAAGGTAAACCATATGACTTTCCTAACCATTGTAATCCCACCATGA